The DNA window GAGACAGACTTATAGTCAAGCGTGTTAGCAAGTAAATTGCCCATTACAACGGCTGTCAGTTCCTTAGGAGCCCTGTCAAAATCCTGATCGTACTTTTCATGTTTTAAGAGAATTTGCTCAAACTTTTCAGGAAAGCCCATATTTTTTACAAACATAGCACCGACAAACGGATGCAGTTTCCTGACAACCTCGGATAACAAGGTCATATCAAGCTCTTTTTCATCTTTGTATACCTGAGCAAAGATACGTATTAAAATCAGTCTACCCAGATCGTGCATCACCCCAGCAGTAAAACAAATAAACGGGTTATCATATTTCAGATGTTCAGCGACCATTCGACTGGCAACCCCGCAGGCTATTGAGTGTGAAGACAGGCTCTGCAAGTCCGCTTCAAAACGGGAATCAGTCAAGGCGTGCATGGCTCGGTTACTCAGGAATACGACAACCTCTTTAACCTCTTGCATGCCAACTCTGGAAATTGCATCATCAACAGAAGAACATTTGTTAGCGCCGCAAAACAGCGCAGAATTGGAGAGAGCAATCAACTTGGATGAAATATTTTGATCCGGTGCTATAACCTTACCAAGGTCTTTAAACGTTGCCTGCTCATTCGCCATTGTTTCCTGAATTTTAAAGATGATGTCAGGCATTGAGGGCAGGTCAAGTTTTTCCGCCTTAGCTGTCTCAAATATTTTCTGGCCGGCTTCCTTCGGAGTCATCTCCCCTGATTGCATTGCAGTACAAAAATCTTGTATTCTACTTGATGAGGTTCCTTTGTTAGAAATTTCAAGCTGAGCCTTTTGCCTGGCAAGTCGCTGATCATCAGATTGGGCATTATGCGGCGCAGACTTCT is part of the Desulfobulbaceae bacterium genome and encodes:
- a CDS encoding HDOD domain-containing protein; protein product: MDKPKVLIIEDDTNIQLLYKRIFLEAWFEVYFADDGKAGLDLYFSKAPEIIILDMMMPNVSGYIVLKNIRQKRKDTTTKIFIASGVKDKAEIIACAQLGIQGYIMKPFVVEALRDKFAAYSPLSKMSPPGEKKSAPHNAQSDDQRLARQKAQLEISNKGTSSSRIQDFCTAMQSGEMTPKEAGQKIFETAKAEKLDLPSMPDIIFKIQETMANEQATFKDLGKVIAPDQNISSKLIALSNSALFCGANKCSSVDDAISRVGMQEVKEVVVFLSNRAMHALTDSRFEADLQSLSSHSIACGVASRMVAEHLKYDNPFICFTAGVMHDLGRLILIRIFAQVYKDEKELDMTLLSEVVRKLHPFVGAMFVKNMGFPEKFEQILLKHEKYDQDFDRAPKELTAVVMGNLLANTLDYKSVSNSAEVDIEQTKVYGHTSMTPALIEKIHSGIKQYFEMVGVVK